One stretch of Oreochromis aureus strain Israel breed Guangdong unplaced genomic scaffold, ZZ_aureus HiC_scaffold_32, whole genome shotgun sequence DNA includes these proteins:
- the LOC120436897 gene encoding deleted in malignant brain tumors 1 protein-like, producing the protein MWTQQRNFFYLAIVSYLSASSAAADAQIRLVNRDKSGSTRCSGRVEINHNNRWGTVCDDGWDINDAEVVCRQLDCGPARKAPRPSHFGIGTGQIWLDDVSCSGSESSLTECQHRGFGTHDCTHSKDAGVICLGIRLAGPQSTRCSGRVEIFYNNRWGTVCDDGWDLNDAEVVCRQLNCGTALNATKSTHFGEGTGQIWLDDVSCSGSERSVTKCQHRGFGKHNCTHSKDAGVVCSGVPVRLTGSTCCSGRVEIFYNNTWGTVCDDGWDLNDAQVVCRELNCGTALNATKSTHFGEGRGQIWLDDVSCSGSERSLTRCQHRGFGTHNCTHSQDAGVVCSVILPKPRIFMSHAGKVERRSNVSITCSISPQSQQLLQGEFTLKQISGSFNQTKPSTTNSATFKILQVDFDKDGLYQCEYSHGSSISTSDSVNISVTGNKIYYCLYSVLEK; encoded by the exons ATGTGGACACAGCAGAGAAACTTCTTCTATTTGGCCATCG TCTCATATCTGTCTGCATCTTCAGCTGCTGCAG aCGCTCAGATAAGATTAGTTAATCGAGATAAGTCTGGGTCAACTCGTTGCTCTGGACGAGTTGAAAtcaatcacaacaacagatggggaacagtctgtgatgatggctgggacataaatgatgctgaggtggtctGCAGACAGTTAGACTGTGGACCAGCACGGAAAGCCCCACGACCATCTCACTTTGGTATAGGAACAGGACAAATCTGGCTGGATGATGTGTCCTGTTCAGGAagtgaaagttctctaactgagtgtcagCACAGAGGATTTGGGACACACGACTGTACACACAGTAAAGATGCTGGTGTCATCTGTTTAG GAATCAGATTAGCTGGGCCTCAGTCAACTCGTTGCTCTGGAAGAGTTGAAATCTTTTACAACAACAgatggggaacagtctgtgatgatggctgggacctaaatgatgctgaggtggtttgtagacagttaaactgtggaaCAGCTCTGAATGCCACTAAGTCCACTCATTTTGGTGAAGGAACAGGACAAATCTGGCTTGACGATGTGTCCTGTTCAGGAAGTGAGAGATCTGTGACTAAGTGTCAGCACAGAGGATTTGGGAAACACAACTGTACACACAGTAAGGATGCTGGTGTTGtctgttcag GTGTGCCAGTCAGATTAACTGGGTCCACTTGTTGCTCTGGAAGAGTCGAAATCTTTTACAACAACActtggggaacagtctgtgatgatggctgggacttaaatgatgctcaggTGGTCTGCAGAGAGTTAAACTGTGGAACAGCTCTGAATGCCACTAAGTCCACTCATTTTGGTGAAGGAAGAGGACAAATCTGGCTTGATGACGTGTCCTGTTCAGGAAGTGAGAGATCTCTGACTCGGTGTCAGCACAGAGGATTTGGGACACATAACTGTACACACAGTCAGGATGCTGGTGTTGTCTGCTCAG TGATCCTCCCAAAGCCCAGAATCTTCATGAGTCATGCTGGTAAAGTTGAGCGGAGAAGCAACGTCAGCATCACTTGTTCAATATCACCTCAAAGCCAACAGCTTCTACAAGGAGAATTTACTCTGAAGCAGATTTCAGGCTCATTCAATCAGACAAAACCATCAACTACCAACTCTGCTACATTCAAGATCCTCCAAGTAGATTTTGACAAGGATGGATTGTACCAGTGTGAATATTCACACGGCTCCAGCATCTCCACAAGTGACTCTGTCAACATCTCTGTTACTGGTAATAAAATTTACTATTGTTTATattcagtgttgg aaaagTGA